One genomic window of Vicugna pacos chromosome 18, VicPac4, whole genome shotgun sequence includes the following:
- the LOC116284190 gene encoding cardiotrophin-2 yields the protein MSCQLAILCLLTLLLPLLSRGAPMSPAERITQAYNLALSMQENMSTLLQTYLQAQGSPFSDPGFSAPELQLSSLPPADISFKTWNALDDGERLSRVQGAFLALSQHLQLVGDDQRDLNPDNPILLAQLRDARLRAQGMLGNVAAIMTALGLPNPRAEDTVGLVPFGASAFEQKCRGYIVIREYGQWTDRAVRDLALFKAKYPL from the exons ATGAGCTGCCAGCTAG CCATCCTCTGCCTGCTGaccctgctgctgccactgctcaGTCGGGGGGCCCCCATGTCCCCAGCTGAGCGCATCACTCAAGCCTACAACCTGGCGCTTTCCATGCAGGAGAATATGTCAACACTGCTGCAGACTTAC CTCCAGGCTCAAGGCAGCCCCTTTAGTGACCCTGGCTTCTCAGCCCCAGAGCTCCAGCTCAGCAGTCTGCCTCCTGCCGACATCTCCTTCAAGACCTGGAATGCCCTGGATGATGGGGAGCGTCTGAGCCGTGTCCAAGGGGCCTTCCTGGCCTTGAGCCAGCACCTCCAGCTCGTGGGGGACGACCAAAGAGACCTGAACCCTGACAATCCCATCCTGCTGGCTCAGCTCAGGGATGCAAGGCTTAGGGCCCAAGGCATGCTGGGCAACGTGGCTGCCATCATGACTGCCCTGGGTCTGCCCAACCCCCGAGCAGAGGATACTGTTGGACTTGTTCCCTTTGGGGCCTCGGCTTTCGAGCAGAAATGTCGAGGCTACATAGTAATCCGGGAATATGGCCAGTGGACAGACCGAGCTGTGAGAGACTTGGCTCTGTTCAAGGCCAAATACCCTTTATAA
- the CTF1 gene encoding cardiotrophin-1 isoform X4 yields MSRREGSLDPQADSSVSPLLHLEAKIQQTHSLARLLTKYAEQLLQEYPLCWQECATCEMGKLRPQERGGGLSSQRMSRAAVAPPEAALTAASPQVQHQGDPFGLPGFSPPRPPVAGLSAPAPGHAGLPVPERLRLDAAALAVLPPLLDVVRRRQAELNPRAARLLRRLEDSARQARALGAAVEAVLGALGAETGGPRPEPAAAAAAIAAAATGGVFPAKVLGLRVCSLYLEWVSRTEADLGQLAPGGPA; encoded by the exons ATGAGCCGGAGGGAGGGAAGTCTGG ACCCCCAGGCTGACTCCTCAGTTTCACCCCTTCTCCACTTGGAGGCCAAGATCCAACAGACACACAGCCTTGCCCGCCTCCTCACCAAATATGCTGAACAGCTGCTCCAGGAATAT CCGCTCTGTTGGCAGGAGTGTGCCACTTgcgagatggggaaactgagaccccaGGAGAGGGGTGGAGGGCTGAGTTCCCAGCGGATGAGTCGCGCTGCCGTCGCGCCTCCGGAAGCCGCCCTGACTGCCGCGTCTCCGCAGGTGCAGCACCAGGGAGACCCCTTCGGGCTGCCCGGCTTCTCGCCCCCGCGGCCGCCGGTGGCGGGTCTGAGCGCCCCGGCCCCGGGCCACGCGGGCCTGCCGGTGCCCGAGCGCCTGCGGCTGGACGCGGCGGCGCTGGCCGTGCTGCCCCCACTACTGGACGTCGTGCGCCGCCGCCAGGCCGAGCTGAACCCGCGGGCGGCGCGCCTGCTGCGGCGCCTGGAGGACTCGGCGCGCCAGGCCCGCGCCCTGGGCGCCGCCGTGGAGGCCGTGCTGGGCGCGCTGGGCGCCGAGACAGGCGGGCCCCGGCCcgagcccgccgccgccgccgccgccatcgccgccgccgccaccgggGGCGTCTTCCCGGCCAAGGTGCTGGGGCTCCGCGTGTGCAGCCTCTACCTCGAGTGGGTGAGCCGCACGGAGGCCGACCTGGGCCAGCTGGCGCCCGGGGGCCCGGCCTGA
- the CTF1 gene encoding cardiotrophin-1 isoform X8, whose translation MSRREGSLEDPQADSSVSPLLHLEAKIQQTHSLARLLTKYAEQLLQEYVQHQGDPFGLPGFSPPRPPVAGLSAPAPGHAGLPVPERLRLDAAALAVLPPLLDVVRRRQAELNPRAARLLRRLEDSARQARALGAAVEAVLGALGAETGGPRPEPAAAAAAIAAAATGGVFPAKVLGLRVCSLYLEWVSRTEADLGQLAPGGPA comes from the exons ATGAGCCGGAGGGAGGGAAGTCTGG AAGACCCCCAGGCTGACTCCTCAGTTTCACCCCTTCTCCACTTGGAGGCCAAGATCCAACAGACACACAGCCTTGCCCGCCTCCTCACCAAATATGCTGAACAGCTGCTCCAGGAATAT GTGCAGCACCAGGGAGACCCCTTCGGGCTGCCCGGCTTCTCGCCCCCGCGGCCGCCGGTGGCGGGTCTGAGCGCCCCGGCCCCGGGCCACGCGGGCCTGCCGGTGCCCGAGCGCCTGCGGCTGGACGCGGCGGCGCTGGCCGTGCTGCCCCCACTACTGGACGTCGTGCGCCGCCGCCAGGCCGAGCTGAACCCGCGGGCGGCGCGCCTGCTGCGGCGCCTGGAGGACTCGGCGCGCCAGGCCCGCGCCCTGGGCGCCGCCGTGGAGGCCGTGCTGGGCGCGCTGGGCGCCGAGACAGGCGGGCCCCGGCCcgagcccgccgccgccgccgccgccatcgccgccgccgccaccgggGGCGTCTTCCCGGCCAAGGTGCTGGGGCTCCGCGTGTGCAGCCTCTACCTCGAGTGGGTGAGCCGCACGGAGGCCGACCTGGGCCAGCTGGCGCCCGGGGGCCCGGCCTGA
- the CTF1 gene encoding cardiotrophin-1 isoform X10, with product MGKLRPQERGGGLSSQRMSRAAVAPPEAALTAASPQVQHQGDPFGLPGFSPPRPPVAGLSAPAPGHAGLPVPERLRLDAAALAVLPPLLDVVRRRQAELNPRAARLLRRLEDSARQARALGAAVEAVLGALGAETGGPRPEPAAAAAAIAAAATGGVFPAKVLGLRVCSLYLEWVSRTEADLGQLAPGGPA from the coding sequence atggggaaactgagaccccaGGAGAGGGGTGGAGGGCTGAGTTCCCAGCGGATGAGTCGCGCTGCCGTCGCGCCTCCGGAAGCCGCCCTGACTGCCGCGTCTCCGCAGGTGCAGCACCAGGGAGACCCCTTCGGGCTGCCCGGCTTCTCGCCCCCGCGGCCGCCGGTGGCGGGTCTGAGCGCCCCGGCCCCGGGCCACGCGGGCCTGCCGGTGCCCGAGCGCCTGCGGCTGGACGCGGCGGCGCTGGCCGTGCTGCCCCCACTACTGGACGTCGTGCGCCGCCGCCAGGCCGAGCTGAACCCGCGGGCGGCGCGCCTGCTGCGGCGCCTGGAGGACTCGGCGCGCCAGGCCCGCGCCCTGGGCGCCGCCGTGGAGGCCGTGCTGGGCGCGCTGGGCGCCGAGACAGGCGGGCCCCGGCCcgagcccgccgccgccgccgccgccatcgccgccgccgccaccgggGGCGTCTTCCCGGCCAAGGTGCTGGGGCTCCGCGTGTGCAGCCTCTACCTCGAGTGGGTGAGCCGCACGGAGGCCGACCTGGGCCAGCTGGCGCCCGGGGGCCCGGCCTGA
- the CTF1 gene encoding cardiotrophin-1 isoform X1 encodes MFRPLGRQGAREEDPQADSSVSPLLHLEAKIQQTHSLARLLTKYAEQLLQEYPLCWQECATCEMGKLRPQERGGGLSSQRMSRAAVAPPEAALTAASPQVQHQGDPFGLPGFSPPRPPVAGLSAPAPGHAGLPVPERLRLDAAALAVLPPLLDVVRRRQAELNPRAARLLRRLEDSARQARALGAAVEAVLGALGAETGGPRPEPAAAAAAIAAAATGGVFPAKVLGLRVCSLYLEWVSRTEADLGQLAPGGPA; translated from the exons AAGACCCCCAGGCTGACTCCTCAGTTTCACCCCTTCTCCACTTGGAGGCCAAGATCCAACAGACACACAGCCTTGCCCGCCTCCTCACCAAATATGCTGAACAGCTGCTCCAGGAATAT CCGCTCTGTTGGCAGGAGTGTGCCACTTgcgagatggggaaactgagaccccaGGAGAGGGGTGGAGGGCTGAGTTCCCAGCGGATGAGTCGCGCTGCCGTCGCGCCTCCGGAAGCCGCCCTGACTGCCGCGTCTCCGCAGGTGCAGCACCAGGGAGACCCCTTCGGGCTGCCCGGCTTCTCGCCCCCGCGGCCGCCGGTGGCGGGTCTGAGCGCCCCGGCCCCGGGCCACGCGGGCCTGCCGGTGCCCGAGCGCCTGCGGCTGGACGCGGCGGCGCTGGCCGTGCTGCCCCCACTACTGGACGTCGTGCGCCGCCGCCAGGCCGAGCTGAACCCGCGGGCGGCGCGCCTGCTGCGGCGCCTGGAGGACTCGGCGCGCCAGGCCCGCGCCCTGGGCGCCGCCGTGGAGGCCGTGCTGGGCGCGCTGGGCGCCGAGACAGGCGGGCCCCGGCCcgagcccgccgccgccgccgccgccatcgccgccgccgccaccgggGGCGTCTTCCCGGCCAAGGTGCTGGGGCTCCGCGTGTGCAGCCTCTACCTCGAGTGGGTGAGCCGCACGGAGGCCGACCTGGGCCAGCTGGCGCCCGGGGGCCCGGCCTGA
- the CTF1 gene encoding cardiotrophin-1 isoform X6, which produces MSRREGSLEDPQADSSVSPLLHLEAKIQQTHSLARLLTKYAEQLLQEYECATCEMGKLRPQERGGGLSSQRMSRAAVAPPEAALTAASPQVQHQGDPFGLPGFSPPRPPVAGLSAPAPGHAGLPVPERLRLDAAALAVLPPLLDVVRRRQAELNPRAARLLRRLEDSARQARALGAAVEAVLGALGAETGGPRPEPAAAAAAIAAAATGGVFPAKVLGLRVCSLYLEWVSRTEADLGQLAPGGPA; this is translated from the exons ATGAGCCGGAGGGAGGGAAGTCTGG AAGACCCCCAGGCTGACTCCTCAGTTTCACCCCTTCTCCACTTGGAGGCCAAGATCCAACAGACACACAGCCTTGCCCGCCTCCTCACCAAATATGCTGAACAGCTGCTCCAGGAATAT GAGTGTGCCACTTgcgagatggggaaactgagaccccaGGAGAGGGGTGGAGGGCTGAGTTCCCAGCGGATGAGTCGCGCTGCCGTCGCGCCTCCGGAAGCCGCCCTGACTGCCGCGTCTCCGCAGGTGCAGCACCAGGGAGACCCCTTCGGGCTGCCCGGCTTCTCGCCCCCGCGGCCGCCGGTGGCGGGTCTGAGCGCCCCGGCCCCGGGCCACGCGGGCCTGCCGGTGCCCGAGCGCCTGCGGCTGGACGCGGCGGCGCTGGCCGTGCTGCCCCCACTACTGGACGTCGTGCGCCGCCGCCAGGCCGAGCTGAACCCGCGGGCGGCGCGCCTGCTGCGGCGCCTGGAGGACTCGGCGCGCCAGGCCCGCGCCCTGGGCGCCGCCGTGGAGGCCGTGCTGGGCGCGCTGGGCGCCGAGACAGGCGGGCCCCGGCCcgagcccgccgccgccgccgccgccatcgccgccgccgccaccgggGGCGTCTTCCCGGCCAAGGTGCTGGGGCTCCGCGTGTGCAGCCTCTACCTCGAGTGGGTGAGCCGCACGGAGGCCGACCTGGGCCAGCTGGCGCCCGGGGGCCCGGCCTGA
- the CTF1 gene encoding cardiotrophin-1 isoform X7, which produces MFRPLGRQGAREEDPQADSSVSPLLHLEAKIQQTHSLARLLTKYAEQLLQEYVQHQGDPFGLPGFSPPRPPVAGLSAPAPGHAGLPVPERLRLDAAALAVLPPLLDVVRRRQAELNPRAARLLRRLEDSARQARALGAAVEAVLGALGAETGGPRPEPAAAAAAIAAAATGGVFPAKVLGLRVCSLYLEWVSRTEADLGQLAPGGPA; this is translated from the exons AAGACCCCCAGGCTGACTCCTCAGTTTCACCCCTTCTCCACTTGGAGGCCAAGATCCAACAGACACACAGCCTTGCCCGCCTCCTCACCAAATATGCTGAACAGCTGCTCCAGGAATAT GTGCAGCACCAGGGAGACCCCTTCGGGCTGCCCGGCTTCTCGCCCCCGCGGCCGCCGGTGGCGGGTCTGAGCGCCCCGGCCCCGGGCCACGCGGGCCTGCCGGTGCCCGAGCGCCTGCGGCTGGACGCGGCGGCGCTGGCCGTGCTGCCCCCACTACTGGACGTCGTGCGCCGCCGCCAGGCCGAGCTGAACCCGCGGGCGGCGCGCCTGCTGCGGCGCCTGGAGGACTCGGCGCGCCAGGCCCGCGCCCTGGGCGCCGCCGTGGAGGCCGTGCTGGGCGCGCTGGGCGCCGAGACAGGCGGGCCCCGGCCcgagcccgccgccgccgccgccgccatcgccgccgccgccaccgggGGCGTCTTCCCGGCCAAGGTGCTGGGGCTCCGCGTGTGCAGCCTCTACCTCGAGTGGGTGAGCCGCACGGAGGCCGACCTGGGCCAGCTGGCGCCCGGGGGCCCGGCCTGA
- the CTF1 gene encoding cardiotrophin-1 isoform X9, translating to MSRREGSLDPQADSSVSPLLHLEAKIQQTHSLARLLTKYAEQLLQEYVQHQGDPFGLPGFSPPRPPVAGLSAPAPGHAGLPVPERLRLDAAALAVLPPLLDVVRRRQAELNPRAARLLRRLEDSARQARALGAAVEAVLGALGAETGGPRPEPAAAAAAIAAAATGGVFPAKVLGLRVCSLYLEWVSRTEADLGQLAPGGPA from the exons ATGAGCCGGAGGGAGGGAAGTCTGG ACCCCCAGGCTGACTCCTCAGTTTCACCCCTTCTCCACTTGGAGGCCAAGATCCAACAGACACACAGCCTTGCCCGCCTCCTCACCAAATATGCTGAACAGCTGCTCCAGGAATAT GTGCAGCACCAGGGAGACCCCTTCGGGCTGCCCGGCTTCTCGCCCCCGCGGCCGCCGGTGGCGGGTCTGAGCGCCCCGGCCCCGGGCCACGCGGGCCTGCCGGTGCCCGAGCGCCTGCGGCTGGACGCGGCGGCGCTGGCCGTGCTGCCCCCACTACTGGACGTCGTGCGCCGCCGCCAGGCCGAGCTGAACCCGCGGGCGGCGCGCCTGCTGCGGCGCCTGGAGGACTCGGCGCGCCAGGCCCGCGCCCTGGGCGCCGCCGTGGAGGCCGTGCTGGGCGCGCTGGGCGCCGAGACAGGCGGGCCCCGGCCcgagcccgccgccgccgccgccgccatcgccgccgccgccaccgggGGCGTCTTCCCGGCCAAGGTGCTGGGGCTCCGCGTGTGCAGCCTCTACCTCGAGTGGGTGAGCCGCACGGAGGCCGACCTGGGCCAGCTGGCGCCCGGGGGCCCGGCCTGA
- the CTF1 gene encoding cardiotrophin-1 isoform X5, which produces MFRPLGRQGAREEDPQADSSVSPLLHLEAKIQQTHSLARLLTKYAEQLLQEYECATCEMGKLRPQERGGGLSSQRMSRAAVAPPEAALTAASPQVQHQGDPFGLPGFSPPRPPVAGLSAPAPGHAGLPVPERLRLDAAALAVLPPLLDVVRRRQAELNPRAARLLRRLEDSARQARALGAAVEAVLGALGAETGGPRPEPAAAAAAIAAAATGGVFPAKVLGLRVCSLYLEWVSRTEADLGQLAPGGPA; this is translated from the exons AAGACCCCCAGGCTGACTCCTCAGTTTCACCCCTTCTCCACTTGGAGGCCAAGATCCAACAGACACACAGCCTTGCCCGCCTCCTCACCAAATATGCTGAACAGCTGCTCCAGGAATAT GAGTGTGCCACTTgcgagatggggaaactgagaccccaGGAGAGGGGTGGAGGGCTGAGTTCCCAGCGGATGAGTCGCGCTGCCGTCGCGCCTCCGGAAGCCGCCCTGACTGCCGCGTCTCCGCAGGTGCAGCACCAGGGAGACCCCTTCGGGCTGCCCGGCTTCTCGCCCCCGCGGCCGCCGGTGGCGGGTCTGAGCGCCCCGGCCCCGGGCCACGCGGGCCTGCCGGTGCCCGAGCGCCTGCGGCTGGACGCGGCGGCGCTGGCCGTGCTGCCCCCACTACTGGACGTCGTGCGCCGCCGCCAGGCCGAGCTGAACCCGCGGGCGGCGCGCCTGCTGCGGCGCCTGGAGGACTCGGCGCGCCAGGCCCGCGCCCTGGGCGCCGCCGTGGAGGCCGTGCTGGGCGCGCTGGGCGCCGAGACAGGCGGGCCCCGGCCcgagcccgccgccgccgccgccgccatcgccgccgccgccaccgggGGCGTCTTCCCGGCCAAGGTGCTGGGGCTCCGCGTGTGCAGCCTCTACCTCGAGTGGGTGAGCCGCACGGAGGCCGACCTGGGCCAGCTGGCGCCCGGGGGCCCGGCCTGA
- the CTF1 gene encoding cardiotrophin-1 isoform X3 — protein MSRREGSLEDPQADSSVSPLLHLEAKIQQTHSLARLLTKYAEQLLQEYPLCWQECATCEMGKLRPQERGGGLSSQRMSRAAVAPPEAALTAASPQVQHQGDPFGLPGFSPPRPPVAGLSAPAPGHAGLPVPERLRLDAAALAVLPPLLDVVRRRQAELNPRAARLLRRLEDSARQARALGAAVEAVLGALGAETGGPRPEPAAAAAAIAAAATGGVFPAKVLGLRVCSLYLEWVSRTEADLGQLAPGGPA, from the exons ATGAGCCGGAGGGAGGGAAGTCTGG AAGACCCCCAGGCTGACTCCTCAGTTTCACCCCTTCTCCACTTGGAGGCCAAGATCCAACAGACACACAGCCTTGCCCGCCTCCTCACCAAATATGCTGAACAGCTGCTCCAGGAATAT CCGCTCTGTTGGCAGGAGTGTGCCACTTgcgagatggggaaactgagaccccaGGAGAGGGGTGGAGGGCTGAGTTCCCAGCGGATGAGTCGCGCTGCCGTCGCGCCTCCGGAAGCCGCCCTGACTGCCGCGTCTCCGCAGGTGCAGCACCAGGGAGACCCCTTCGGGCTGCCCGGCTTCTCGCCCCCGCGGCCGCCGGTGGCGGGTCTGAGCGCCCCGGCCCCGGGCCACGCGGGCCTGCCGGTGCCCGAGCGCCTGCGGCTGGACGCGGCGGCGCTGGCCGTGCTGCCCCCACTACTGGACGTCGTGCGCCGCCGCCAGGCCGAGCTGAACCCGCGGGCGGCGCGCCTGCTGCGGCGCCTGGAGGACTCGGCGCGCCAGGCCCGCGCCCTGGGCGCCGCCGTGGAGGCCGTGCTGGGCGCGCTGGGCGCCGAGACAGGCGGGCCCCGGCCcgagcccgccgccgccgccgccgccatcgccgccgccgccaccgggGGCGTCTTCCCGGCCAAGGTGCTGGGGCTCCGCGTGTGCAGCCTCTACCTCGAGTGGGTGAGCCGCACGGAGGCCGACCTGGGCCAGCTGGCGCCCGGGGGCCCGGCCTGA
- the CTF1 gene encoding cardiotrophin-1 isoform X2, producing the protein MFRPLGRQGAREDPQADSSVSPLLHLEAKIQQTHSLARLLTKYAEQLLQEYPLCWQECATCEMGKLRPQERGGGLSSQRMSRAAVAPPEAALTAASPQVQHQGDPFGLPGFSPPRPPVAGLSAPAPGHAGLPVPERLRLDAAALAVLPPLLDVVRRRQAELNPRAARLLRRLEDSARQARALGAAVEAVLGALGAETGGPRPEPAAAAAAIAAAATGGVFPAKVLGLRVCSLYLEWVSRTEADLGQLAPGGPA; encoded by the exons ACCCCCAGGCTGACTCCTCAGTTTCACCCCTTCTCCACTTGGAGGCCAAGATCCAACAGACACACAGCCTTGCCCGCCTCCTCACCAAATATGCTGAACAGCTGCTCCAGGAATAT CCGCTCTGTTGGCAGGAGTGTGCCACTTgcgagatggggaaactgagaccccaGGAGAGGGGTGGAGGGCTGAGTTCCCAGCGGATGAGTCGCGCTGCCGTCGCGCCTCCGGAAGCCGCCCTGACTGCCGCGTCTCCGCAGGTGCAGCACCAGGGAGACCCCTTCGGGCTGCCCGGCTTCTCGCCCCCGCGGCCGCCGGTGGCGGGTCTGAGCGCCCCGGCCCCGGGCCACGCGGGCCTGCCGGTGCCCGAGCGCCTGCGGCTGGACGCGGCGGCGCTGGCCGTGCTGCCCCCACTACTGGACGTCGTGCGCCGCCGCCAGGCCGAGCTGAACCCGCGGGCGGCGCGCCTGCTGCGGCGCCTGGAGGACTCGGCGCGCCAGGCCCGCGCCCTGGGCGCCGCCGTGGAGGCCGTGCTGGGCGCGCTGGGCGCCGAGACAGGCGGGCCCCGGCCcgagcccgccgccgccgccgccgccatcgccgccgccgccaccgggGGCGTCTTCCCGGCCAAGGTGCTGGGGCTCCGCGTGTGCAGCCTCTACCTCGAGTGGGTGAGCCGCACGGAGGCCGACCTGGGCCAGCTGGCGCCCGGGGGCCCGGCCTGA